A section of the Dermacoccus nishinomiyaensis genome encodes:
- the betA gene encoding choline dehydrogenase: MKKRYDYVIVGGGSAGSALANRLSADAGTSVLVLEAGRADFKFDPLIHMPAALMFPSGNPLYDYKYETDPEPYMGGRRVAHTRGKVLGGSSSINGMIFQRGNPGDYEKWASFEGMQDWDYKHCLPYFKRMETTLAGADAWRGGSGPLVLERGPASSPLFQAFFEATQQAGYALTDDVNGYRQEGFAPFDHNTFNGSRMSASRSYLWPIKNRKNLDIATLSFVTKLRWDGNRVTGVDFVRGGRRHHSVDAGEVILCGGAFNTPQLLQLSGVGNPEYLREAGVTPRVELPGVGENLQDHLEVYLQHESKQPVSIQPWLKKWKAPYIGAQWLFLNSGVGASNHFEAGGFLRTNEDVQYPNLMFHFLPVAVRYDGTGGDHEHGYQVHIGPMNSDVRGHVRIKNADPKQHPSILFNYLSTENDRREWVEVVRTARHILSQPAFASFDGGEISPGPDCATDQEIIDWIAKDAETALHPSCSVKMGTDEMSCVDPNSMKVHGTEGLRVADASVFPSITNGNIYAPVMMVAERAADLIAGNTMLEPQDPPVYRAKAGMPLWPQGDPRNDAWDAKDEIPSAAKVMAEQP, translated from the coding sequence ATGAAGAAGCGTTACGACTACGTCATCGTCGGCGGTGGATCCGCCGGTTCCGCCCTCGCCAACCGCCTCTCGGCGGACGCCGGCACGAGCGTCCTCGTCCTCGAGGCGGGGCGCGCCGACTTCAAGTTCGACCCGCTCATCCACATGCCCGCCGCGCTCATGTTCCCCTCGGGCAACCCGCTGTACGACTACAAGTACGAGACCGACCCGGAGCCCTACATGGGCGGCCGCCGCGTCGCGCACACGCGCGGCAAGGTGCTCGGTGGTTCGAGCTCGATCAACGGCATGATCTTCCAGCGCGGCAACCCCGGCGACTACGAGAAGTGGGCATCGTTCGAGGGCATGCAGGACTGGGACTACAAGCACTGCCTGCCTTACTTCAAGCGCATGGAGACGACGCTCGCCGGCGCTGACGCCTGGCGCGGCGGCTCCGGCCCCCTCGTGCTCGAGCGCGGCCCCGCGTCGTCGCCGCTGTTCCAGGCCTTCTTCGAGGCGACGCAGCAGGCCGGCTACGCGCTGACGGACGACGTCAACGGCTACCGCCAGGAGGGCTTCGCGCCCTTCGACCACAACACGTTCAACGGCTCGCGCATGAGCGCGTCGCGCTCGTACCTGTGGCCGATCAAGAACCGCAAGAACCTCGACATCGCGACGCTGTCGTTCGTCACGAAGCTGCGCTGGGACGGCAACCGCGTCACGGGTGTCGACTTCGTGCGCGGCGGCCGTCGTCACCACAGCGTCGACGCCGGCGAGGTCATCCTGTGCGGTGGAGCGTTCAACACCCCGCAGCTGCTGCAGCTTTCGGGCGTCGGCAACCCCGAGTACCTGCGCGAGGCCGGCGTCACGCCGCGCGTCGAGCTGCCCGGAGTCGGTGAGAACCTCCAGGACCACCTCGAGGTGTACCTGCAGCACGAGTCGAAGCAGCCCGTCTCCATCCAGCCGTGGCTGAAGAAGTGGAAGGCACCGTACATCGGTGCGCAGTGGCTGTTCCTCAACTCCGGTGTCGGCGCCTCCAACCACTTCGAGGCCGGCGGCTTCCTCCGCACGAACGAGGACGTCCAGTACCCCAACCTGATGTTCCACTTCCTGCCCGTCGCCGTCCGCTACGACGGCACCGGCGGTGACCACGAGCACGGCTACCAGGTGCACATCGGCCCGATGAACTCTGACGTGCGCGGTCACGTGCGCATCAAGAACGCCGACCCGAAGCAGCACCCGAGCATCCTGTTCAACTACCTGTCGACGGAGAACGACCGTCGCGAGTGGGTCGAGGTCGTGCGCACCGCGCGTCACATCCTGTCACAGCCCGCGTTCGCCTCGTTCGACGGCGGCGAGATCAGCCCCGGGCCCGACTGCGCCACCGACCAGGAGATCATCGACTGGATCGCGAAGGACGCGGAGACGGCCCTGCACCCGAGCTGCTCGGTCAAGATGGGCACCGACGAGATGTCGTGCGTCGACCCGAACTCGATGAAGGTGCACGGCACCGAAGGCCTGCGCGTCGCAGACGCCTCGGTCTTCCCGAGCATCACGAACGGCAACATCTACGCGCCCGTCATGATGGTCGCCGAGCGCGCCGCCGACCTCATCGCCGGCAACACGATGCTCGAGCCGCAGGACCCGCCGGTCTACCGCGCGAAGGCCGGGATGCCGCTGTGGCCCCAGGGTGACCCCCGCAACGACGCCTGGGACGCCAAGGACGAGATCCCGAGCGCCGCGAAGGTGATGGCGGAGCAGCCGTGA
- the betT gene encoding choline BCCT transporter BetT, with amino-acid sequence MSSPATVTVEDEQVVDPKVKPVVLGGTAVFIVLVAGWCLVAPKTAEKQLGDLTAWMGDWFGWFYILLATATLVFVAYIALRHSKVRMGADSDRPEYSTFSWACMLFAAGIGTDLMFFAVAEPATQYLNPPAGKGGTVESAREATVWTLFHYGITGWGMYTLMGLALGYFAHRKGLPLAVRSALYPLFGKRIKGGIGNAVDIATVLGTIFGVATSLGIGVVMLNVGLAVLFGAPQGLPVQIGLVVLAVVMATISATSGVDKGIRILSQLNVILALLLAGWVLVFGDTSFLLRAAVMNVGDFVSMFPGMTMDTMAYDYPADWMNGWTLFFWAWWIAWASFVGMFLARISKGRTIGQFVTGTLTIPFLYIVMWVTMFGNSAIERIRGGDAAFGESAVNAPETGFFDLLQQYPAATFIIGLATFVGLLFYVTSADSGALVMANLSSTLPDPETDAKPWVRILWAAATGLLTVAMLVVGGIKALQSATVVMGLPFAVVMVLVVIGLHRALEGERRQSDALRASLRSSIVSAPPAPTQGSWRNRLARQFGTVSLRTLETRMTSVVEPALEEVAAELRNSGVDAVVETNADPSRHVARTVTLTVHAQGPGFDDFHYLTHIRRVKVASYGSRMVEADDTSCQLEVVVPGGGTYEIDTYTKEQIAHDVLDHYQWWVGSVDAVATEAAR; translated from the coding sequence GTGAGCAGCCCCGCCACCGTCACCGTCGAGGACGAACAGGTCGTCGACCCCAAGGTCAAGCCTGTCGTCCTCGGCGGCACGGCCGTCTTCATCGTCCTCGTCGCCGGATGGTGCCTCGTCGCGCCCAAGACCGCCGAGAAGCAGCTCGGTGATCTGACGGCGTGGATGGGCGACTGGTTCGGCTGGTTCTACATCCTCCTCGCGACGGCGACGCTCGTCTTCGTCGCGTACATCGCGCTGCGTCACTCGAAGGTGCGCATGGGCGCCGACTCGGACCGGCCCGAGTACTCGACGTTCTCGTGGGCGTGCATGCTGTTCGCCGCCGGCATCGGCACCGACCTCATGTTCTTCGCGGTGGCCGAACCGGCGACGCAGTACCTCAACCCGCCGGCCGGCAAGGGCGGCACCGTCGAATCGGCACGTGAGGCGACGGTCTGGACGCTCTTCCACTACGGCATCACCGGGTGGGGCATGTACACGCTGATGGGCCTCGCCCTCGGCTACTTCGCCCACCGCAAGGGGCTGCCGCTCGCCGTCCGTTCAGCGCTGTACCCGCTGTTCGGCAAGCGCATCAAGGGTGGCATCGGCAACGCAGTCGACATCGCCACCGTCCTCGGCACGATCTTCGGTGTCGCGACGAGCCTGGGTATCGGTGTCGTCATGCTCAACGTCGGCCTCGCCGTGCTGTTCGGCGCGCCGCAGGGCCTGCCGGTGCAGATCGGCCTCGTCGTCCTCGCCGTCGTCATGGCGACGATCTCGGCGACGTCCGGCGTCGACAAGGGCATCCGCATCCTCAGCCAGCTCAACGTCATCCTGGCGCTGCTGCTCGCGGGTTGGGTGCTCGTGTTCGGCGACACGTCGTTCCTGCTGCGCGCCGCCGTCATGAACGTTGGCGACTTCGTCTCGATGTTCCCCGGCATGACGATGGACACGATGGCCTACGACTACCCCGCCGACTGGATGAACGGCTGGACGCTGTTCTTCTGGGCCTGGTGGATCGCCTGGGCGAGCTTCGTCGGCATGTTCCTCGCGCGCATCTCGAAGGGGCGCACGATCGGGCAGTTCGTCACCGGCACGCTGACGATCCCGTTCCTCTACATCGTCATGTGGGTGACGATGTTCGGCAACAGCGCGATCGAGCGCATCCGGGGCGGGGACGCGGCGTTCGGCGAATCGGCCGTCAACGCACCGGAGACGGGGTTCTTCGACCTGCTCCAGCAGTACCCGGCCGCGACGTTCATCATCGGGCTCGCGACGTTCGTCGGCCTGCTGTTCTATGTGACCTCGGCCGACTCCGGCGCGCTCGTCATGGCGAACCTTTCGTCGACGCTGCCCGACCCGGAGACGGACGCGAAGCCGTGGGTTCGCATCCTGTGGGCCGCCGCGACCGGTCTGCTGACGGTGGCGATGCTCGTCGTCGGCGGCATCAAGGCGCTGCAGTCGGCGACCGTCGTCATGGGGTTGCCGTTCGCGGTCGTCATGGTGCTCGTCGTGATCGGGTTGCATCGCGCGCTCGAGGGCGAGCGGCGTCAGAGCGACGCGCTGCGCGCTTCGCTGCGCTCGTCGATCGTGTCGGCGCCACCCGCGCCGACGCAGGGTTCGTGGCGCAACCGGCTGGCACGCCAGTTCGGCACCGTCTCGCTGCGCACGCTCGAGACGCGCATGACGAGTGTCGTCGAACCGGCCCTCGAGGAGGTCGCGGCCGAACTGCGCAACAGCGGCGTCGACGCCGTCGTCGAGACGAACGCGGATCCGAGCCGTCACGTCGCGCGGACGGTGACGCTCACCGTCCACGCGCAGGGGCCCGGTTTCGACGACTTCCACTACCTCACGCACATCCGACGGGTGAAGGTCGCCTCGTACGGATCGCGCATGGTGGAGGCCGACGACACCTCGTGCCAGCTCGAGGTCGTCGTGCCCGGCGGCGGCACGTACGAGATCGACACGTACACGAAGGAACAGATCGCGCACGACGTGCTCGATCACTACCAGTGGTGGGTCGGCTCCGTCGACGCCGTCGCGACGGAGGCCGCCCGCTGA
- the hemQ gene encoding hydrogen peroxide-dependent heme synthase: protein MTSETNTPADTASKAEPKHVMVDRINGSLVYAMWSVFSVSKEIDGDRDAIATEAQAFLDSLADTGVTVRGAYDLAGLRAEADLMLWMHSESVDELQSAYRGFLATQLGRHLTPFWSNMAMHRVAEFNRGHIPAFMADERAREYICVYPFVRSYDWYLLPDEERKKMLHDHGMAAREYPDVRANTIASFGLGDYEWILAFEADDLHRILDLMREMRYTEARRHVRHEIPFFTGPMTTMDKFVSRLR from the coding sequence ATGACGTCCGAGACGAACACCCCCGCAGACACCGCGAGCAAGGCCGAACCGAAGCACGTCATGGTCGATCGCATCAACGGTTCGCTGGTGTACGCGATGTGGTCGGTCTTCTCCGTCTCCAAGGAGATCGACGGCGACCGCGACGCCATCGCCACCGAGGCGCAGGCTTTCCTGGACTCGCTCGCCGACACGGGCGTCACCGTCCGCGGCGCTTATGACCTCGCCGGCCTGCGCGCCGAGGCCGACCTCATGCTGTGGATGCACAGCGAATCCGTCGACGAACTGCAGAGCGCCTACCGCGGATTCCTCGCGACGCAGCTCGGGCGTCACCTCACGCCGTTCTGGTCGAACATGGCGATGCACCGTGTCGCCGAGTTCAACCGCGGCCACATCCCCGCGTTCATGGCCGACGAGCGTGCCCGCGAGTACATCTGCGTCTACCCGTTCGTGCGCAGCTACGACTGGTACCTGCTGCCCGACGAGGAGCGCAAGAAGATGCTCCACGACCACGGCATGGCCGCGCGCGAGTACCCCGACGTGCGCGCCAACACGATCGCCTCGTTCGGTCTCGGCGACTACGAGTGGATCCTCGCGTTCGAGGCCGACGACCTGCACCGCATCCTCGACCTCATGCGCGAGATGCGCTACACCGAGGCGCGCCGTCACGTGCGTCACGAGATCCCGTTCTTCACCGGCCCGATGACGACGATGGACAAGTTCGTCTCGCGTCTGCGCTGA